gtactttcataaaaattttgttgtctaatgatccatacaaataggttgtaacaacatccattagatgcatatcaagtttttcttgcactgccatatttatgagatacctgaaggtgatagcatccactacaggagaatatgtctccatataatcaattccaggcctttgggaaaacccttgtgccacaagtcgtgctttatatctaacgacttcatttttatcatttcgttttcgcacaaaaacccatttataccctactggctttatgccttcaggtgttcgaactatgggtccgaagacttcacgttttccaagtgaagttaactctgcctggatagcgtctttccattttggccaatcatttctctgtctacattcattgacagattttggttcaagatcctcatcttgttgcattatttcaacagcaacattataagcaaaaatgttatcgataacaatattatttcggttccatcttttcccggttgagacataacttattgatatctcttcattttcattattttcaggtacctggacctctcctaaggtcttatcatttgttacatcttggggctcttcttgagccactacctctgtgttatgttcactttgatcacttgctccttttcttcttcgaggatttttatctttagaaccgattggtctaccacgtttcaagcatggcttagactcatttgctttaattaattgtcctgccgggatatcaactcgaattggagcattagcagctggaatatgtgacttagtcacccttggtaggtcagtgaatgcatctggcaattgatttgcaatattttgtaaatgaataatcttttgaacctcttgttcacattgatttgttcgaggatctaaatgagacagtgataatgcattccaatctatcttcttttttcagctgcttattttctccccctaatgttggatatactgattcatcaaaatggcaatcagaaaatcttgtcgtaaataaatctccagtcatcggctctagatattttataatagaaggagattcatatccaacatatatctccaaccttctttgaggacccatctttgtgcgttgtggtggagcaattggaacatatatcgcacaaccaaagatcctaaaatggaaaatatttggctcctgaccaaaagccaattgcaatggggagactttatgataacttgtggtccttatccgcacaagtgttgctgcatgcaaaatagcatgaccccatactgaaatgggaagtttggttctcataagcattggtctagcaattaattggaggcgtttgatcaatgattctgctagaccattttgtgtatgaacatgagaaaccggatgctcaattgttatcccagttgaaatacaataattattaaaggcttgggatgtaaactcaccagcattatcaagacgaattgtcttaattgcataatctggaaattgtgctcttagctttattatttgagccaacaatctcgcaaatgccatattgcgagttgatagtaagcacacatgtgaccatcttgtagatgcatctaccaaaaccatataatatttgaatggtccacatggagggtgaatgggcccacatattgaccctgtatacgttccagaaatgcaggggattccatcctaactttaatagttgatggtctaataattaatttttcttgagaacatgcagcacaagagaattccttaaattgaagaatcttctgattcttcattgcatgtccatgtgaattctcaattattttacgcatcatattagaaccaggatggcccaaccggtcatgccaaataataaaattatcttgattagtaaacttctcgtttactatggcatgtgtttcaatcctgctaatacttgtgtagtataagccggaggaaagagcaggtaacatttcaagcacatatttcttaccggacattattgtagtaatataaagatattcaatcttttcatcatttgtagtctcaatatgatagccattttggcgaatatctttgaaacttaataagtttctttgagatttactacaatatagtgcttcatcaatagccaaatttgttcctcctggtagtaataaattggctcttccagaaccttcaattaatcttgtactaccggatattgtattaacattcgcttctttcattaccaaataagagaaatatctcttatcttttaaaatagtgtgtgttgtagcactatccagaagacatatatcatctttattaatcttgagtccaactgaagactggggaattttcatattcttcataaaaaataaaataatacatcataagaaatatgaaagacaaacggaaaaaaacattaagaaatacattaggaatgtagaaactagcaacatatgatgcattaggaaaatacactcaagaaaaataaactagttgcaaacataaaaataacaacttttatagcttcattccccagtaagatgattagttcttcagtcaatatcctcaaagaagtctccaacttctaaatgagtaatatttgttaggccttcaaaatcatcatctttatatgcaagatgtgccttagaatcatatttatttgagggacctgcttcatcatcattattttgaaaggtcaagtgtgcctccacattattttcttttttcttgagggaggcttgataaagtttgacaaaatgttctggcgtacgacaaatgcgtgcccaatgacctctcataccacatcggtgacacatactagctttaccttttgaatgattaatttgagaacccttattgttctccaatttatttccaccataatgacgataattgtttcgccccctgccacgtccacgtttacgaccatgtccacgaccacggtaattattttattttctttcaaacttatcatatgttgctacagcATTCACTTTCGGAAATGGAGCTGGCCTAGTGGGacgagcttcatgatttttcattaatagagtatcattctgctcagccacaagtaggcatgtgattaactcagaatatttcttaaaacttttttagcaccacatttgaagcgtgaaaagtagaaaatattttttccaataagtcctcatctgtaatagtgtctccacataattttaatagagaacttactttaaagataacagaattatactcacttacggttttaaagtgttgcaaccttaaatgtatccactcatactgaactttcggtaataccgtaagttttaggtggtcatatcgatccttcaaattaatctataattcaagtggatcttttatggttaaatattcagtttttaacccttcatgtagatgatgacgaaggaaaatcatggccttcgctttatcctgatttgatgcttcatttccttgtataatagtatttccaagaccttcagcgtcaaggtgaatttcagcatcaagaacccatgataaatagttccttccggtgatgtcaagtgccacaaattcaagttttgataaatttgacatagtgaaaactatcataaaagatgaataagttagagaaataattataataataaacaattaatgaaaacaaaacgattaaggtaaaagaaatgaaaatagagctatatcatgttaacaatctactatttcattttattcttgccataaagtagaaattacatacttgtttcatttcactttatattattgatatatatgtgttaatagaattgaacgtgactgacattatttatatgttccaataaatataaagtaattaaaaaaattattgcttgtcagttcatttctcacagttcttcaaaatgccttaaagatatgttttgatccagcgagtccatgacattagtgcatagctagtttgatgactttgaggtcctctaaaaattgagcacggaaggaaatagttatttaatcactgcaatgtacttaaactatttaagatgcccaagcgcacaagtaatctgcaaacagtgagcatatgatatgtactgtcataaataagatgattataatgatacataccttaataaaatatggctcaacttagcgggagttaagaataaaattagagcttcgtgctgataacgtgttataaaataaaagtaaggcagtaaaatgtaaataagaagagatagaaagaagggagaagtgttttcttctttcactttggtgtatttttccattgcaattacatgaccttttataggcataaaaagtaaagataatggacataaagtaggaaatttaatctttaagttattcacaacatggacatccaatgtagtatccaaagtagtatccaatgtacaaactattcataacaacTAGTAATTTTTTGGAGCAATTATATGTCTGCTGCTTTATTAAAAGAACTGATTTTGGTAGGATAAAGAATATTGGCGGGCCCAACTAGAAGTTTATATGTATTATTCAGATGTTTACTATAGGATTCACTATTTACATTAACGTGCTAAAAAGATGTAGCATGTGTTAGTTATGAATTTATTAGTGAGTGTGACCCGCTAGGACGGGTTCAATTATTCCACTTTGTTAATCATACCACTCACCCACCTTTGCTCACCTAACTTTAGGTCTTCCAGACTTGGGTAAGAAAGAGATGGAAGTAAGTATATTGGTGGAGTATTAAAACAGGGACATGTTATTTAATAAACTGGACTAGTTGCCTCCCGGAATTTGTGACAGCACTTTATCTACATTTTGTACTCATATACTACAAAAGAGGGAGGGAGGTAGGTACCTTTGAAAAGAGAAGCCAACGAGTTAACTTATTGGCTTCTCCTTCTGAATTCTGATGCACATGGCGAGGCTAGAGTTACTTAACTTGTACCTGTGGGAAATAACATACTAGTATATATCTAGTGAAATAAATAAGCTGATTGGAACAACAACATATTAAAATAGTCAAAAGGATAGCTGGTGTCAACTCCATATTTGATATAGGAACAGGGAATTTAGAGAGAAGAATTATACAGCAATAATGGCTACAGCTTCTTCTGTTTCATCTCCTTCAATGGAACGGATCATGTCACTTCCTCATTCCTCCATGAGCTTGCGTCATTCCAATCTCCCTTCTCTGCTTCATCCTTGGTCGTTTTCATCGTCTTTTAGGCCGCCATCAGGTATAATTTCTCTTAACACCTCTGTCTTCTTTCTTCTACGATTCCCAGATTGAGGTTTTGGTGTATATATTGTACTGTTTTATGGAGTATAAAGCCGCTAATGTTAGCTAAAACATTTAATTGAGTCATTTTTGATTGATTGAGATAAAATATTCAGCTTAACTATGTCAACCTTCTACGAACCAAGAAAGGCTACAAGTAGCGGATGAAATGATTTAGTATAATAAGATGTGAGTTTTTCGGTTTAGATCGTAATGGAATTTCGGAAAACTGACTTCTTTCTTAATACAGAGTTCGTATCATTTTCCTAAAGCTTAAAGATAATATGGGTCTCAACTCAATCAGCCTATAAAGTGCCCAAAAGAGGAAAATGCTCTACGAGATGTCTATAATCAATGATGGAGAGATATCTCCCTAGTGATATTGTGCTATTAGAAACTGTCAGAATCGAACTTTCAAGGGAAAATAGTAGAATTCCATTTTTATCTAAGCTttcaaacttctttttttttctttttaaatatcTAAGTATGAATAAACGAGTTGTCCATtacaacaataacatacccagtattatctcACACCGTAGGGTCTGGAGAGAGTTGCCCATTATTAAGGAAATAAAAACATTGATCAATTGGCCTACAAATTTAACACAAATTGCAAAGTTAGTACTTTAGCAAGACCTCCGTTTATGTTCAAAGTGGAGAAGTCTTTTTACAGCTCCAAATAGGGAAGACAAAAATTTTGTTTTCTGAAATTTTCATTCTAGGAGATTACTGGAACTTGTCTTTTATCAAGCCAGAGTTCTTTGGTCTAAGCTGTTAAAGTTTTCAGGCTTTCGACGTCACATAGATTCCAAGAGATTTCCTATCTTCAAGATCAGGgcttctgaagaagaagaagaagaaaaaaattctGAATCTTTTACTCGCATCAGAAAAGTATTTTCCAGCGTAAAAGACAAGGTAAGGCTCTCTTATTTTCTGAGCACTTCATAGTTCGTTCACTATGCCTCAAAACTGGCTCATCTTCTTCGTTTGCTGTAATCCAACTATGTATAGTGGGATGGACTCGAAAAGAAACCAACAATCTTCCTTTATGGAGGTTCTGCAATCCTTGGTCTTTGGTTGTCTTCAATCGTCATCGATGCATTAGACTCCATTCCATTGGTAGGTGATCCAATTGTACTAGTCTTTTCCTGTGTTGTAGCAAACTATAGGGTGCCAATACTATTAATAGTAATACATTGTGACTAGCCTTAGTTAGCCTAGTGTTTTTGTGGTTATCCTAATTTCTGCTCTCTGCTTTCTTGTGATTCTTGAACTTAAGTGAATATCTCTCACAGTTTAACATTTTTAAACCAGTTACCCAAGTTTTTGGAGTTGGTCGGCCTTGGATACTTTGGATGGTTTGTCTACACATATCTTCTCTTTAAGGTATGGTCTTAGCATGAAAGAAATGCAGATTATCTTGGAATTAATATCTATTCTACACTTGGTATAGACATAGGCTAGAATAAGAATAGCATGCACTGGAAGAGTTTTCTACTAAGAATTTTCAGGTCAATCTTGTATTCTAAACCATACAGCTTCACATGACTCCAGTCTTACTTCAAATGAGTTAATGTTTCATTCATTTCTTTCCTACTCAGTTACATATCGGCCAATTTTGCAAATTTCCTGTGTCACCTAAGGCAAATTAAAGGTTAAAGTGACAAAAGCTGCTGATTTTGCCAATTCTAGGGGGTGGGGGTTATCATTAAGTTTTGATATGTTTTAGTTACATTAGTTATTAAATTCACCTCCAGATAACAGAGATAACATGCCAACTAACCTAGGAAATCATGTTTCGATTTTAGTTTGGCAAGCCACAAATCTACATCTGTACTGCAAGAGTGCAATCACATGCTGAATACAGTATCTTATTACTAGTAAACGTTTCTTGTCAGTGTATATAAACACACTTCAGGGTAGATAGTGCATATACTAACActaaaattgaattttttttctcaGTCTGGAAGGGATGAACTGGGAAGTGATTTTCAAACTCTTAAGAAAAAGATTACTGGGGAGGAATAGCACGTCAGTTTCCGCACTGCTGGTCAGAGAACATCTGAACAAATAAGCTTCAGCTACGAAGCTTTCCTCTCTATTCTACAATTAGTCATGTATACTCTTGTACATCACAAACTTGTCAACTACCCCATGCAAAACACCtcttcccctcccccccccccaccccaaaTCCACGCATTCAGAATTTGTGTATTCGCATTagatagtgtcacgacccaaaatccattaaggatcgtgatggtgcccaacaccaTTGCCGGGCAAGCCAATGCGGAAAATACTAAAtaaactttcatttacttttacccaAAAATAGTTGTCATGATTCTTTAAGTTGAGATAAAATCAGAAATGATCAGTAAAGTCAAAATAATCATAcattcccaaaaataatacagtctactaatgtgtgtgccaaaacctggtgtcacaagctgtgggcaactagtagaatatacaaaagaatcacactATCCTACTGCCCGAAACAGAATAGACAGCAAAATACATAAGAGAGACTCCTTCAGGCTGCTGAACGGCGCGGAAAGGGAAGCAActcaccgtagaagtctcgaACTCCGCTcagggatgcgcaccagactgatagccagatacaCGCCTCAGATCCTGTaaaattaagtacagaagtgtagtatgagtacataaacaatatgtacccagtaagtatcccgtctaatctcgaagaagtagagacgagaggtcgacttgatacctactagggtcaaataatatgagaaagaatTTATAGTAAGCAAGGATAGCACAATTTATTAGCATTATGTGACAAGAAATAACAGTTCTTTTTCCAAATAATATCATGGGTATCCATTTACGTTTCAAGGCATATATGAAGTTCTGTCCACAAAGAAAATACTAagtaaagcatgcgcaagtaacaccgatccaacataaaagtaaattgtgcactgccgagggtcgaacggctcgaaccatagatgcatctattaccccgctcgcgaatcacacgtgtgacgcagtcaaatataaataaactcaTCAACAAGCAGACGATAATGTATATCTGGGGAGTAGTTATTCACAGGAATATTCAAGTTCTCCTTTAAAAGACCAAGCAAGATAAGATTCCTCTACTAGTCTCATTTACCTTAATCAACACAATTTATACGAATTTGAATTTATcatcaagttacaagaatatcacatagagcatgcttttgggccctagactacccggacttaacataatagtagctacgcacggactctcgtcacctagtgcgtacgtagccccccgcatataatagcaattaattcaattattatacatatggggacaattccctcttacaaggttagaaaggagacttacctcgctccacaGTGCACTTCCAATATGAGGAAcgagtccaagccctcaatttggaaccgaacgatcccaaactagttaaatgaggtaggaactagtcaatataaactcacaagatcgaattctaaCTATTTAAGGAATTTCCCAACCTTTAaaacaagtttcctaaaatccgaccccggccCCACGTGTCCGGATTCCGAAATCTTTCAagggaagttgttctctataacctaaggatcgataatatatgatttctaattcattccataacaaatttcgtggttaaatctaacttttattaaaaaccctaggttttgctctaaccccttgatttaccttaattctagtgtttaatctacctaaaacacaagtattaaactaagaattAGTGGGATAGACTTACCTCAAGATGTTAGGTGGAAGTCTcttctcaaaagctcccaaaatcgccgatggaggagtgaaaagtggtAAAAATTGACTTAGaaccgtattaaatgaagctcactgcttcagcgaTTTACGCATCTGTGatcaggggaccgcatctgcgagaaagggccgcatctgcgaaaagGGGCCTAAAGGGCTGGGACCACTTCTGTGGTCTtgaggccgcttctgcggtttggcTTGGCCTTCCCTGGGTCGCATCTACGATagatggaccgcatctgcggtctcgcacctgcgatccACCAACCGCAGgtacggttatgacagaagcagcaacttcagcacttctcaaacatttcaacttcactcgagcctcgtccaatTGACGCTTggggctcccgggccccgcccgaacataccgacaagtctgaaatggcgaaacggacctactcgaaccttcggaacgcccgaaacaacgctaaatctaggaatcaccccctaaaaccaaataaatcaaacttatgaacttcaagttcttaattttcctctaatggccaaaacgcccttaaactactcggattgacaccaaattttgcgggcaagtcttaaatgttatttcGGACCTATACCAGGCCTCAGAACCAatatacgagcccgatacccatgtgatcaatcattaattagtttctttaaatccttaaaactttaaattaataatttctaataaaaattcattactcgggttagggacctcgaaattcgattctgggcatatgcccaggtcccatattttcctacggaccctctgggaccgtcaaattacgaaTCCGGGTctatttgctcaaaatgttgaccaaagtcaaacttagcactttttaagaaaatcctaaggaatcaaatgggcatatttcactccaaactcttccaaatcccgaaccaaccgtccccgcaagtcgtaaattagctaaagcaagcgtgggaagttttatttaagaaatggggttctaaaaggcaaaacgaccagtcgggtcgttacattctccacctcttaaacaaacgttcgtcctcgaacggacataaaaaagtacctgagctgtcgaataaatgtggatatctgctccgcatgtcctcgtcggactcccaagtcgcctccttgaCTAGTTGGCCCTTCCACTGGACCCTTActgcagaaatcctcttggacctcaactggcaaTCCTGtttatcaataatggcaactggctcctcctcataacccaaactctcatctagctgaatagtactgaagtctaacacatgggacagaTCGgcatgatacttctgaagcattaatacatgaaaaaccggatgaactcccgataagctgaGGGTAAAGccagctcgtaagccacctccccaactcgcctcaacacctcaaatgggctaataaaccttgggctcagcttgcccttcttcccgaatctcatagcACCCTTCATtagcgagactttcaagaggaccttctcgccaaccataaaTGATACATGACGCACCTTCTGAtctgtgtaactcttctgtctggactgagttgTGCGAAACCTctcctggatcaactttaccttatctaaggcatcttataccaaatctgtaccatataacttagcctcaccaggctcaaaccacccgataggagaacgacaacgGCGACCATATAAAGCatcgtatggagccatctctatgctagactgatagttgttgttgtatgcaaactccgccaagggcaagaactgatcccattgccatctaaagtcaatcacacatgctctgagcatgtcttCCAAAATCTAAATtgtccgctccgactgcccgtcggtctgtggatgaaatgtcgTGCTAAGCTCCatgcgggtccccaactcaccctgaacagctctccaaaaatgcaaagtgaactgagggcctctatctgatatgatggaaataggcatACCATGCAAtcggactatctcccgaatgtagatCCGAGCATACCTCTCTGTTGTATAAGTAGTTTCCACTGGAATAAAGTgggctgacttggtcaacctgtcaacaGTGACCCATACTGAATCAAAACTTCCGCAAAGTCCACgacaacccaactacgaaatccatggtgatgcgctcccacttccactccagtaTCGGCATCTGCTGAGGTAGGCCACCCGGCCTCGCaacaacccaactacgaaatctaTGGTGAtgcgttcccacttccactccagtaTCGGCATCTGCTAAAGTAGGCCACCCGacctctggtgttcatacttgacctgctggctATTCAAACACTTAACCACATACtctactatgtctttcttcatcctccgccaccaataatgctgcctcaagtcgcaatacatcttcgtagctcccgggtgaatggaataccgtgaactatgtGCCTCCTCTCCTTCAGACCATCAATATTAAGAACACATAGACAACCCTGcagtcgcaaaacaccatcctcgccaatagaaacctccttggcacctcccTGAAGCACCATCTCTCTGAGAAccgcaaatgtggatcatcgaactgccaGGCCTTGATCttccccaataatgaagactgagcaaccacacacgcaagaactcggctgggctctgaaatatccaacctcacaagtttgttagccaaggactgaatgtccaaagctagtggcctctcctccgctagaatgaatgccaagctacccatactctctgccttcctgcttaaggcatccacGACCACATTAGACTTGCCCGGATGATtaaaaaatggtgatatcataatccttcagtaactcaagccacttgcgctacctcaaattaagatccctctatttgaacaaatgctataagctgcgatgatccgtataaacctcacataacaccccatacagataatgcctccatatctttagAGCATGAACAATCACGGCCAATTCTAAACCGTGCagaggataattcttctcatgaaccttcaattggcgcgaagcataggcaataactcgcccctcctgcatcaatactcaTCCCAATCCAACGCGCGAAGCGTCGCAATATACCATATACATCCCCGAACCGGAAGGTAACACAAGAACTGGTACTGTAatcaaggttgtcttgagcttctgaaagctcgcctcataatcatcggaccaat
This sequence is a window from Nicotiana sylvestris chromosome 3, ASM39365v2, whole genome shotgun sequence. Protein-coding genes within it:
- the LOC104227592 gene encoding protein CURVATURE THYLAKOID 1A, chloroplastic-like, which translates into the protein MATASSVSSPSMERIMSLPHSSMSLRHSNLPSLLHPWSFSSSFRPPSGFRRHIDSKRFPIFKIRASEEEEEEKNSESFTRIRKVFSSVKDKWDGLEKKPTIFLYGGSAILGLWLSSIVIDALDSIPLLPKFLELVGLGYFGWFVYTYLLFKSGRDELGSDFQTLKKKITGEE